A single genomic interval of Prochlorococcus marinus XMU1406 harbors:
- a CDS encoding transglycosylase domain-containing protein — translation MQKIKFKSFVLIIPILIFSGISFYFFSLIFSTLKFDVSKNKKFRETKYSYVISSSDNKILSKLSRKFEIDNSYHKIPLFLKHSFISSEDKRFYKHNGIDLKSISRALIQNIRSGYVKEGGSTITQQVSRLLFLNNDLSFQRKIKEIFISLILELRYNKNQILKLYLNNIYLGSGAYGVDEAAQVYFGKFIEELTLSEIALIAGLAPAPSIYSPYQNLKLAIKNRNKVLESMYVDGYISLANKNKAIKEKIKLNYQTADNFLDDKLLINFILEETDKKIGSKNDYKFLRIKSSINKDWQEKGQKISRYAGPKELEFGLLSIESNTGLIRTMITSKNPSINEYNRVISSVRPLGSTFKIIPYAAALIEGIKLSDEFEDLPICWESYCPKNFSEDYRGSISLIESFKSSSNIVPISITKKIGLKNIINLANSFGLGYKQEFEEFPSLAIGSYGDNLLNITNAYSAINNNGKIQSPEIIEKIESFKKQPIWGNKSISKKILDLKVNKKMNKLLEKSVKEGTSKAASIKGKKIYGKTGTSDGNKDLWFIGSIDNLTTGIWIGYDDNKESELSSGNAAYLWKKFISEIYKIPIKK, via the coding sequence GTGCAAAAGATTAAATTCAAATCTTTTGTTTTAATAATTCCAATATTAATTTTTTCTGGAATATCTTTTTATTTTTTTAGTTTAATATTTAGTACGTTAAAATTTGACGTATCTAAAAATAAAAAGTTTCGGGAAACAAAATATTCTTATGTAATATCATCTTCTGATAATAAGATACTAAGCAAATTAAGCCGCAAATTTGAAATAGATAATAGTTATCATAAAATTCCACTTTTTCTTAAACATTCTTTTATATCTTCTGAGGATAAAAGATTTTATAAACATAATGGAATAGATTTAAAAAGTATTTCTCGTGCCCTTATTCAAAATATTAGAAGTGGTTATGTTAAAGAGGGAGGAAGTACGATTACACAACAAGTTTCTAGATTACTTTTTCTAAATAATGATTTAAGTTTTCAAAGAAAAATCAAAGAAATATTTATATCACTCATACTTGAATTGAGATATAACAAAAATCAAATTTTAAAATTATATTTAAATAATATTTATCTAGGATCAGGAGCATATGGGGTAGACGAGGCTGCCCAAGTTTATTTTGGAAAATTTATAGAAGAATTGACATTATCAGAAATCGCATTAATTGCAGGATTAGCTCCAGCTCCATCAATTTATTCACCTTATCAAAATTTAAAGCTAGCTATTAAAAATAGAAATAAAGTTCTTGAATCAATGTATGTTGATGGATATATTTCTCTTGCAAATAAGAATAAGGCTATTAAAGAAAAAATAAAATTAAATTATCAAACAGCTGATAATTTTTTAGATGATAAATTACTAATAAACTTTATTCTTGAGGAAACAGATAAAAAAATTGGAAGTAAAAATGATTATAAGTTTTTAAGAATTAAATCTTCTATCAATAAAGATTGGCAAGAAAAAGGTCAAAAAATATCAAGATACGCAGGGCCTAAAGAACTTGAATTTGGTCTGTTATCAATCGAATCAAACACAGGACTAATCAGGACAATGATAACCAGCAAAAATCCATCAATTAATGAATACAATAGAGTGATTTCATCTGTAAGACCTTTAGGTTCTACTTTTAAAATTATCCCTTATGCTGCTGCATTAATAGAAGGAATAAAATTAAGCGATGAATTTGAAGACTTACCAATATGCTGGGAAAGTTATTGCCCAAAAAATTTTTCAGAAGACTATAGAGGTTCAATATCTTTGATTGAATCATTTAAAAGTTCATCAAATATCGTTCCAATATCAATAACAAAAAAAATCGGCTTAAAAAATATTATTAATTTAGCGAATTCATTTGGACTAGGTTACAAGCAAGAGTTTGAGGAATTCCCATCATTAGCTATTGGCTCCTATGGAGATAATCTTTTAAACATCACAAATGCATATTCTGCAATAAACAATAATGGGAAGATTCAAAGCCCTGAAATCATAGAAAAAATAGAATCATTTAAAAAACAACCTATTTGGGGAAACAAATCTATTTCAAAGAAAATATTAGATTTAAAAGTAAACAAGAAAATGAATAAACTTCTTGAAAAATCTGTAAAAGAAGGCACTTCAAAAGCAGCCTCTATAAAAGGGAAGAAAATTTATGGGAAAACAGGAACATCTGATGGAAATAAAGATCTCTGGTTTATTGGTTCCATTGATAACCTTACAACAGGGATCTGGATAGGTTACGACGATAACAAGGAATCTGAATTATCTAGTGGGAATGCAGCTTATTTATGGAAGAAGTTCATATCTGAAATTTATAAAATTCCAATAAAAAAATAA
- a CDS encoding cryptochrome/photolyase family protein produces the protein MKQVSIIFPNQLFRESPILKINCEILILEDSLFFGNDKFHKFINHKNKLVFHRASMLAYKNYLEISGFKVLYIENKNNISTVDYLSEFIKDKYQKINLVDPHDFLIMKRINNFVESNNLALNILPSPMFMSSEELKELFEASTKKPLMGRFYENQRKSQKILVNSDDTPEGGKWSFDEMNRKKLPKKISIPGTLKLPKNKFVFNAERSLANFDIEFIGESNNFLYPTNFEEADEWLNDFFKHRFFLFGDYEDAISRENSVLWHSLLSPLLNSGLLTPDVVVNKALLFAKNNNVPINSLEGFIRQIIGWREFICLIYKKYGTKMRNSNFWNFEDKPIPESFYQGNTGIEPVDVVIKNIIKYGYCHHIERLMIIGNFMLLCRIHPNQVYKWFMEMFIDSYDWVMVPNVYGMSQFSDGGIFSTKPYISSSNYVKKMSNFKSGPWCEIWDGLFWKFIKDNETFFRKQYRLAMLTRNLDKMSEEKLNNHLKTADKFLRDIQ, from the coding sequence ATGAAACAAGTATCAATTATTTTCCCGAATCAACTTTTTAGAGAAAGCCCAATCTTAAAAATAAATTGTGAAATTTTGATTTTGGAAGACTCATTATTTTTTGGAAATGATAAATTTCATAAATTTATTAACCATAAAAACAAGTTAGTTTTTCATAGAGCATCTATGCTCGCTTATAAAAATTATTTAGAAATATCTGGCTTTAAAGTTTTATATATCGAAAACAAGAATAATATTTCTACAGTTGACTACTTATCAGAATTTATTAAAGATAAATATCAGAAAATAAATCTTGTAGACCCTCATGATTTTTTAATAATGAAGAGGATTAATAATTTTGTTGAAAGTAATAATTTAGCTTTAAATATTTTGCCTTCTCCTATGTTTATGAGTAGTGAAGAGTTAAAAGAGTTATTTGAAGCAAGTACAAAAAAACCTCTTATGGGTAGATTTTATGAAAATCAAAGAAAGAGCCAAAAGATATTAGTTAATTCGGATGACACACCAGAAGGCGGTAAGTGGAGTTTCGATGAGATGAATAGAAAAAAATTACCAAAAAAAATAAGCATACCTGGTACACTTAAATTACCAAAAAATAAATTTGTTTTTAATGCAGAAAGGTCATTAGCCAATTTTGATATTGAATTTATTGGAGAAAGTAATAACTTTTTATATCCAACTAATTTTGAAGAGGCAGATGAATGGTTAAATGATTTTTTTAAACATAGATTTTTCTTGTTTGGAGATTATGAGGATGCTATTTCTAGAGAAAATTCTGTTTTATGGCATAGTTTACTTTCTCCTCTTTTAAATAGCGGCTTATTAACTCCAGATGTAGTAGTAAATAAAGCATTACTTTTTGCAAAAAATAATAATGTTCCTATTAACTCTTTAGAGGGTTTTATTCGTCAAATTATTGGATGGAGAGAATTTATTTGTCTCATCTATAAAAAGTATGGAACAAAGATGCGAAACAGTAATTTTTGGAATTTTGAAGATAAGCCAATTCCAGAATCTTTTTATCAAGGAAATACAGGAATTGAACCTGTAGATGTTGTTATAAAAAATATTATTAAATATGGTTATTGTCATCATATTGAGAGGTTAATGATTATTGGTAACTTCATGCTTCTATGTAGAATTCATCCCAATCAAGTTTATAAATGGTTTATGGAAATGTTTATTGATTCCTATGATTGGGTTATGGTCCCAAATGTTTACGGAATGAGTCAGTTTAGTGATGGAGGTATCTTTTCAACAAAACCATATATATCAAGCTCTAATTATGTAAAAAAAATGTCTAATTTTAAAAGTGGTCCATGGTGTGAAATATGGGATGGCTTATTTTGGAAATTTATTAAAGATAATGAAACCTTTTTTAGAAAGCAATATCGTCTGGCAATGTTAACGAGAAATCTTGATAAAATGTCAGAAGAAAAACTAAATAATCACTTAAAAACGGCCGATAAGTTTTTAAGAGATATTCAATAA
- a CDS encoding DUF2256 domain-containing protein, giving the protein MKNLSTKTCPVCKRPFAWRKKWKNCWDDVIYCSKRCSNRKSQR; this is encoded by the coding sequence TTGAAAAATCTTTCTACTAAAACTTGTCCTGTTTGCAAAAGGCCGTTCGCGTGGCGTAAGAAATGGAAAAACTGTTGGGATGATGTTATTTACTGTTCAAAAAGATGCAGTAACAGGAAGTCGCAAAGATGA
- a CDS encoding 16S rRNA (cytosine(967)-C(5))-methyltransferase, giving the protein MSIGYLQRKAAWEILLKVSSGDFSDHALEKVLKNYQFNPLDIAFITELSFGCIRYRKFLDLWTDHTSKITHKKQPPKLRWLLHIGLYQLLKMDKIPFPSAISTTVEVAKKTDLNGLAGTVNAILRNASRKLEQKIFPELSSDRKERISYLESFPLWLVKDLYKWVGNSEGENIIKAFNKKPSIDLRINQLKTNLDKFLKVLHENKIDAEIIKDLHNGITLKSNPRSIKNLPGYSDGLWTIQDRSSQWIAPLLNPKEGEKILDACAAPGSKSTHLAELTNDSAEIIAVDRSAKRLKILQSNLERLNLKSVNTLKADATSLIELNPKFISYFDKILLDAPCSGIGTLSRNPDSRWSLSKEKIKSLTLLQEKLLESIFPLLKKEGTLVYSTCTICPDENNLLIERFIEKNKTLKLVSQKQILPSLDYPGDGFYSAIISYKS; this is encoded by the coding sequence TTGAGCATAGGATATTTACAAAGAAAGGCAGCTTGGGAAATTTTATTAAAAGTTAGTTCTGGTGATTTTTCTGATCATGCACTTGAAAAGGTTTTAAAAAATTATCAATTTAATCCTCTTGATATAGCTTTTATTACGGAATTATCTTTTGGATGCATAAGGTATAGAAAATTTCTTGATCTTTGGACGGATCATACATCAAAAATTACTCATAAAAAGCAGCCTCCAAAGTTAAGATGGCTTCTACATATAGGTTTATATCAACTATTGAAAATGGATAAAATTCCATTTCCTTCTGCTATTTCTACCACTGTAGAAGTGGCTAAAAAAACAGATTTAAATGGTTTAGCGGGAACTGTAAATGCGATATTGAGAAATGCATCAAGAAAATTAGAACAAAAAATTTTTCCGGAATTATCTTCTGATAGAAAAGAAAGAATTTCATATCTTGAATCATTTCCATTATGGCTTGTGAAGGATCTTTATAAATGGGTCGGGAATAGCGAGGGTGAAAATATCATTAAGGCATTTAATAAAAAACCATCAATTGATTTGAGAATTAACCAATTAAAAACTAATTTAGATAAATTTTTGAAAGTACTTCATGAAAATAAAATTGATGCTGAAATTATTAAAGATTTACATAATGGAATTACTTTAAAATCTAATCCAAGATCTATAAAAAATTTACCAGGATATAGTGATGGACTTTGGACAATTCAAGATAGATCTTCTCAGTGGATAGCACCTCTCTTAAATCCAAAAGAAGGTGAAAAGATTTTAGACGCTTGTGCAGCTCCAGGAAGTAAGTCTACCCACCTTGCAGAATTAACAAATGATAGTGCTGAAATTATTGCCGTAGATAGATCAGCAAAAAGATTGAAAATACTGCAATCAAATTTAGAAAGGTTAAATTTGAAATCTGTTAATACCCTTAAGGCTGATGCTACGAGTTTGATTGAATTAAATCCTAAGTTTATATCTTATTTTGATAAGATTTTGTTAGATGCTCCCTGTTCTGGGATTGGAACTCTTTCCAGAAATCCAGATTCTAGATGGTCTTTAAGTAAAGAAAAAATAAAATCTTTAACTTTATTACAGGAAAAACTCTTGGAGAGTATTTTTCCTCTTTTGAAAAAAGAGGGTACTTTAGTTTATTCAACTTGTACTATTTGTCCCGATGAAAATAATCTATTAATTGAACGATTTATTGAAAAAAACAAAACTTTAAAATTGGTTAGCCAAAAGCAAATTTTACCTAGCTTGGATTATCCTGGTGATGGATTTTATTCTGCAATAATTTCTTATAAATCTTAA
- a CDS encoding ABC transporter permease gives MKFLEANNFFGYSFSMLSNDIFAPPSLNHFCGTDRLGRDVCLRTLQGSSLAIEVVFLAIIFSLSLGLPLGLISGYFGGFFDKCLSLIMDTIFSIPVILLSVVVAFVLGKGILNAALALCIVYSPQYFRLIRNQTILVKSETFVEAAQVSGADVKTIIFKYILPNVITPLPILLTLNAADAVLVLGSLGFLGLGVPADVPEWGSDLNLALAALPTGIWWTALFPGLAMFFLVLGLSFIGEDLEEIFDIQNSE, from the coding sequence ATGAAATTTTTAGAGGCCAATAATTTTTTTGGTTATTCATTTTCAATGTTAAGCAATGATATCTTTGCCCCTCCTTCGCTTAATCATTTTTGTGGCACAGATAGATTAGGAAGAGACGTTTGCTTAAGAACTTTGCAAGGATCATCCTTAGCGATAGAAGTTGTATTCTTAGCTATTATTTTTTCATTAAGTTTGGGTTTGCCATTGGGATTAATAAGTGGATATTTTGGTGGTTTTTTTGATAAATGTTTATCACTAATAATGGATACTATTTTTTCAATACCTGTAATTTTGCTTTCAGTTGTTGTGGCTTTTGTATTGGGTAAGGGTATCCTTAACGCAGCTTTGGCATTGTGTATTGTTTACTCTCCTCAGTATTTTAGATTAATCAGAAATCAGACAATATTGGTTAAATCCGAAACTTTTGTGGAAGCAGCTCAAGTTTCAGGAGCTGATGTTAAAACAATTATTTTTAAATATATTCTCCCAAATGTAATAACACCTTTGCCTATTCTGCTTACCCTAAATGCTGCGGATGCTGTTTTGGTATTAGGAAGTTTAGGATTTTTAGGCCTTGGTGTTCCTGCAGATGTCCCAGAGTGGGGAAGTGATTTAAATCTTGCTCTTGCCGCTTTACCTACAGGTATATGGTGGACGGCTTTGTTCCCAGGTTTGGCAATGTTTTTTTTAGTTTTAGGTCTTTCTTTTATAGGAGAGGATCTTGAAGAAATTTTTGATATTCAAAATTCTGAATAA
- a CDS encoding thiol-disulfide oxidoreductase DCC family protein, with amino-acid sequence MKNKLTFLFDGGCPLCLRETNFLKKRDITNQISFIDINSKDYDQSLFKNISYSEAMSNLHGIMENGEIVRGLDVLAYSYELVGLGWIYYPLKIKLLSPILRLVYRYWAKYRLQITGRSDIEKLCNSQCEQ; translated from the coding sequence ATGAAAAATAAATTAACTTTTTTATTCGATGGTGGTTGTCCACTTTGTTTGAGAGAAACAAATTTTCTAAAAAAGAGAGATATCACAAATCAAATTTCATTTATAGATATTAATAGTAAGGATTATGATCAAAGTCTTTTTAAAAACATCTCATATTCAGAAGCTATGTCAAATCTGCATGGGATTATGGAAAATGGTGAAATTGTTAGGGGACTAGATGTACTTGCATATTCTTATGAATTAGTTGGTTTAGGTTGGATTTATTATCCCTTAAAGATTAAATTATTATCCCCCATATTAAGACTGGTATACAGATATTGGGCAAAATATAGACTTCAAATTACAGGTAGATCCGATATTGAAAAACTTTGTAACTCCCAATGTGAACAATAA
- a CDS encoding TIGR03643 family protein, whose protein sequence is MENIDIDRIIEMCWEDRTPFEAIEYQFGLNEEDAIKIMRQNLKPKSFKVWRKRVSGRNTKHMALKDSTRFKSTHKRKL, encoded by the coding sequence ATGGAAAATATCGATATAGACAGAATAATAGAAATGTGTTGGGAAGATAGAACACCCTTTGAAGCTATTGAGTATCAATTTGGTTTAAATGAGGAAGATGCGATAAAAATTATGCGTCAAAATCTTAAACCCAAATCCTTCAAAGTCTGGAGAAAGAGAGTTTCGGGAAGAAATACAAAACATATGGCGCTTAAAGATTCAACTAGATTTAAATCTACTCATAAAAGAAAATTATAA
- the trmH gene encoding tRNA (guanosine(18)-2'-O)-methyltransferase TrmH, with the protein MSILPRRFERIKSVLDCRMKNLTVLVEDVNKPHNLSAILRTCDAAGVFEANFIGKTNAVKTFNSTAQGSQKWVKLNNHENTITAISDLKNKGFKLYGTTLNTESVDYRNFDYSQNTCFVLGAEKWGLSNELISMVDQSIFIPMRGMVQSLNVSVAASILLFEAIRQRKNKGILPDNGEGLNIDEYQKTLFEWCYPELAAMYKKSAKEYPKLNEQGELDPIKDN; encoded by the coding sequence ATGTCAATTTTGCCAAGAAGATTTGAACGAATCAAAAGTGTTTTAGATTGCAGAATGAAAAACTTGACTGTTTTAGTTGAGGATGTCAATAAACCACATAATCTATCCGCGATATTAAGGACATGTGATGCAGCAGGAGTTTTCGAAGCAAATTTTATTGGCAAAACGAATGCCGTTAAGACTTTTAATAGTACTGCTCAAGGAAGTCAAAAATGGGTAAAACTAAATAATCATGAAAACACTATCACAGCAATATCTGATTTAAAGAATAAGGGTTTTAAATTATATGGAACTACTCTTAATACTGAATCAGTAGATTATAGAAATTTTGATTATTCTCAAAATACATGTTTTGTTTTAGGAGCAGAAAAATGGGGACTAAGTAATGAACTTATATCAATGGTTGATCAATCAATTTTTATACCTATGAGAGGTATGGTTCAATCCCTGAATGTTTCAGTTGCTGCTTCCATATTATTATTTGAAGCTATTCGCCAAAGAAAAAATAAAGGTATATTGCCCGATAATGGAGAAGGTTTAAATATAGATGAATATCAAAAAACACTTTTTGAATGGTGTTACCCAGAATTAGCTGCGATGTATAAAAAATCAGCTAAAGAATATCCAAAGTTGAATGAACAAGGAGAACTTGATCCTATTAAAGATAACTAA